AGGAGCTCCTTCTCCATTTGCCATTCTAGGgaactagtttttttttctttttttcttttaaatggaAACTCGAGTGTGATCTTTGCTGTGGGGTATTTCGGGGAAGAGAAATGGTAGAATTTTTAGAGGGTCGGAGAGGGAGGCCAATGATGTTTGGTCCCTTGCGAGATTTAATGTCTCGCTTTGGGCACGAGTCtcgtttttttcttaattactCATTAGGTCTTCTTTTGCTTGATTGGAGCCATTTCTTTAGGGTGCTCcctttttttgggttataatTTTTGGATCTTTCTTTGTTCTCATTGAAGTTGGTCttgtttatatgaaataatcTAATTTATGTGATTTTTATGCAATGGAAAATCCAACTTGCCTTACATttattaatgataattataATCTTTGACTACTAACGTTGTTGTCCTTTTGTTCTATTACATGATTTTTACAGGCTAATATGGAGTCAATGATGAGGAATAGAGAACTATCTGAGACTAGGATGATGCAAGTGAGTTAggtctttatttatttattaataacaacttctatatttttaataaaattccaTTCTTTTACAGGCTCTAAGAGAGGAGCTAGCTTCTGCCGAGCGCAGAGCAGAAGAAGAACGTACTGCGCATAATGCTACGAAGATGGTATATATGCATTAGCCTATTGTGATCCTTTTTTCGTGTTTGTGCGGTGTGTCTGTTTTGTCCAATTGTCTTCAAATAGATGATCATCGGTGTCTACAGGCTTTCATGGAAAGAGAAATGGAACTGGAACATAGAGCCGTGGAAGCAGCATCAGCTCTTGCAAGGATCCAGGTAAAGCATGAAGCCGTCAAGCTGGACTTATAGCTCGTAGTCACGTGTATAATGATTAGATCTCTCTATAACCCGAACCGGGACTTTGTCCTTTAGTCAACCTTAATTTGTATGTTTCATTGCATGCGattatctcttccattttttcagAGAATAGCAGATGAGCGGACATCGAAAGCAACAGAGCTTGAGCAAAAGGTAGCGCTTCTTGAGGTAAGATACATATCattgtgaatataattttcaagtaTACATTTGCACTTCTTAGTTGAACAGACATTTCTTCATATAATTAATAAGTCTCTTCCTTTAGGTTGAATGTTCTTCTTTGAACCAAGAACTGCAAGATCTGGAAGCTCGTGCTCGCCGTGGACACAAGAAGTCGCCTGAAGAGGCAAATCAATTGATTCAGGTAAATATTGTCTAACGTTGAAGCTGGTTTTTGAGACTTATATTTCCgttccattttctcttcatACATAATATCTTTTGGTAAAGATATTTCTGACTTATGGGGACGTCTTACAAAATCAGGGGTTAGATCGATACGTAGCTAACTATTCTGACAGCAATATCATCGATAaacatgttttcttttgagGTTATACCATACATCGTGCATCGTTCTAACTTACCATCTATTTCCCCCTTACACTTGGGAACATGAAGATGCAAGCATGGCAAGAAGAAGTGGAGCGTGCCCGACAAGGTCAGAGAGACGCTGAATTGAAACTTTCTTCCATGGAGGCAAGTGTCTAAGGAATGTTGGCAATTTAGCTAATTGAACTAAGTGCAATGCCACTGATCCTTCCCTCTTTATCTTCTCAATTCCAGGCTGAAGTACAGAAAATGAGAGTTGAAATGGCTGCTATGAAAAGGGATGCTGAACATTATTCACGTCAGGTCCGTAATTTATTTCTGTTTGATCAAGAAATCGAGTATATCTTTTGATCAAATATGCTCCATTGTTTAGAATATTACTGTGGTTAGCATAAGCAGATTAGCAGTTATTGTATGCTGTAATTGTTAACGTAGCAAACTCaccttttgatttttaaactttcaaaccTTCTATTTTAACCCTTTTAACTTTGgattaaaaatcattttagtCCTTGctattaattttctaataaattatatagtACAAACCTCACATTGACATaacttttattcatttacCTAATCCATAAATGCATACATGACTCATTGTACCTTGGAGTgtttatatctatatatatatatatatatatatttcgaagtccaattattcaaaaaaaaaaaaaaaNaaaatttactttttgatatttgaggattgACTAGGTTGCATCTcgatttactttatttatttattattttttttttaatcttttttgttCACTTTCGACTTGCGAAATCATCAACTCACTGATTATAGTTTCAAATGACCAGGAGCACATGGAGCTTGAGAAGCGTTATCGTGAACTCACTGATCTATTGGTAACGAGTTTAATTGCTCATGCACATTATTTTGCTTGTATATGaaaatttgtatgaaaattattgagtcttatatatgaaaatttatctTTATGACAGTACTACAAGCAAACGCAGTTGGAGGCCATGGCTAGTGAAAAAGCGGCTGCTGAGTTTCAACTGGAGAAGGAAATAAACCGCGCCCAAGAGGCACAGGTCCGCCTTTCATTGCTATATTCCTTTTGGCTAATATCTGCCTCCATTCCCTATTcatttttagtataatttattaaacgaataaactttatttttcattggTCGTTTCGTTTATTAAACCAGAAACCTTATTTAGATTATAACTTGGTTGCCTTATTGAAAAGGTAGAGGTAGAAAGAACTCGAGCCTCCCGTCGAGCTTCTGCAACTTGGGAAGAAGATGCCGAAATCAAATCTCTCGAGTACGTTCCTTGCCTTAAATCTTTGTAACCCATTAAATACTTGAATCAttaccaaaaaagaaaaaaagttaggTTCTGCACATAAATTGTCACCAGGTTCTTGAcgatataaaattatttttagatacTTACCAAGTAATGGTTTCAGGCCCCTCCCGTTGCATCACCGATACATGGCCGGGACGAGCATACAGGTAAATCTCCTATCCGTTGCAATGCTTACTCTTCCTTCACTTGGGCTTTATCGTTACCATTCAGCTTGCATCGTGCAGTTGCAAAAAGCAGCCAAACTATTAGATTCTGGAGCAGTCAGGGCAACAAGATTTCTCTGGCGGTATCCCACTGCAAGACTTttacttctattttatttggtgagattttctttttccctttgtccaaaaaaaatgtcaagtTTATTAACGGATTCCGAAAGTAACCGAAAATGTATTTTCAGGTATTTGTACACCTTTTCATGATGTATCTACTGCACCGTTTACAGGTACGTTCGTTTCGCTTGTTGTCTGCATATATCTGCATCTTAGTGACTGGAACTGTATTATGATAGAATTAGGAATATTATTAGGGAATTAAGCATATGTTAGTAATTGGTTCGAGAAGTTGTTATCGTAATTTGTTATAGATTGATGGGAAAGGATGGAAGTGGACAAAAATCTCGAGAGAGAAGGTCTAACAACCTCGAATTACTTGAGAAGTTGCATTTAACATAAAAACGTGTTGAGTTTTTTTGCAGGCTCAAGCGGATACATTTGCTGCTAGAGAAGTTGCAGAGTCCATGGGGCTAGCCAACTCTAATTTACCCTGAGATTCTTGAACTGCATCTCCAACTCCTACACAAGCAGGCAAATGACAATAGATTGATGCGAAGATACGATAGCTCAACTGAAAAGTCGAAACTCGGGTTTTGTTCTTCTATTGTCTAACTGCataatgaattatttatttcatagaaggaaaaaagaaaatctcaagAGGCTATCAATTTAGAATGACTGAGTATCCCTCGATATAGATGAACGTAACGACGTCGTATCTCATGCTGGCCCTAAGCATTGATACTGTCactgatgtttttttttttctttttaattgtttaCCTTAATGAtagcttaatttttttgtacGTTTTCAATGAAGGTACGGTTTTTGCTAAATATCCATTTGATGTTGAATATTGTATAGaaagatgtttttttaaggatatttgGCTGATTTATGGAGTTGAAAGTTTATAGGTCTggatttgtattaattttaggttagaaaaaactcaattatttttataagagttaTAGAAGCATTTAACTTCAAATGTATTTTGACCATCCGAATCCGAATTGATGTAACGTACAAGACTAGCTATCCATTAATTTGACATAAATAACCTTAGTATAGtttagtaaataaaacaacGTTTACATAATACACCAAACGAAAATAAGAcaatttttatgtttgatgGTCTTAGTCTAAGAGAAGCCTTATTTAGTAGTGACAGACTGGCTTCTCGCTAAAGAGATCAACAAACTCTATTGCACTAAACATGTCTTTAAAATTACttgcttttttatttatatataaaaagtccTGAGATTTAGGTACGTGTCCCAGTCCTTGCTCATCCACCGTCTGCCTGTCCCCTGTAGACTTTGGCGGAAGTGGGTTTATTTATTGGGTTTACTTGCAAGCATTACAATATTCAAAGCATTGGAGCCTGTTGAGTACCCAAATTCTCATCATTACTACTTTTGTAAGTATCTAGATCAACGTGAGTTTCTTTGTAACGCTGGCTCAAATATGTCTTGCATAAAATTGGAGGAAACCTgaccataaaaataaataataataggaaagaaaaacttaaGTTAGtatagaatattatttttgtgcaTCCAACAAGTGTCTTAGTTGCTTCCAAGTGTGAGTGACAAAGAAGCATATGAGTGTAAATTGGTAAAGTCAAAgccttgaaaggaaaaaagaaaggcatGAAATGGCAATGTAAAGTAAAGCAAACTCATTAACTCATTAGCAACACTATGAAAGTAACAGAGACAATGAAAGGAAatgaggtaaaaaaaaaaacaagaggaAAAGCAAACAAGGTTTGTATATCTATAATGAATCTCATGCGTCATATACATATTTTGGTAAACAACATAAAAGTTTAATCAACATATACTTACTTGGGAGGGTTTTCGTCTGACTTGCAGGTTGGCAAACACTCGACAAGACAATCATGACTAGGTTCCACAAAATATGCAATCTGTttacatgaaaataataaatttactatgcaacaaatttttttttctttttgtatgttTGTTAATAGAGAGATCAATGAAGAATATTGAGACTCGATGTTTATAATGTTCATAACGTTCATAATGTTCGTGGATAACACAGTGATAGAGTAAGCTACGAGGCTTACAGAATATCTATCTTGACCATTCCCCAGAACTCTATGTAATGTGGACCTGAgatcaaatacaaaaagaaaaaatgttaagAACTTAGAACCTATGTCacaaccaaaataaattaataaaacaaagaactaGTGAAGTATGTATAATTAACTGATTGATCTTGTTTGCTGTTTATGTTATAGTATATGATGCAAATAAATTCCTTATGAATGCCACAAACGATATTGTCATTCAAGATTCTTGAAGGCAGATGAGAACGCAAACAATTCATTAttgcaaattgaagaaaatttgaaacataCAAGTTCATAAAAGACtagaaatatcatatttaaacatGAATCGTCCCTTCACTATCCATTAAAAATGTCGGTGACGGTTTTTGCATAAATAGATAAACGAGGAGAAGGTTAAAAACAGCACGGGTAAGGATGAAATCTCAATTCACCATGTCTCGTGGTCTCAATAGGAATATATCTCACCTGAATACGCAGTTGCTCCAGCGCTCCAGCATGTCTCCAAGATTCACCACAAAAGCTCTGTTAAAAACCAAAGAGACTGAAATCAAGATGCCAGAAGACAATCTTTTGTTTACTCTTTCTCAAATAGCTTCCTTCTCTATTATTATCATTTGTTCAAGTCTTAGATCATGAGTAACATAATGCGCACTGAAGGAATCTGTGTTTTCAAACTTTAAATGCAAACTGGTTCCTAATTCCTCCATAAAACTCACCCTTTGAGCGGTGCTACATATTCCCATATTTGAGGTTTAGCCTCTTTATCCTTGCAAATCTGTACTCATTCTGAACACTTCAAATAGTAAtcaaataatatgatatgccGATAATGGTTAAAAAGCATCGTGTGCCTTGCAAATCTGTACTCGTTCCGAACACTTTAATGTAAtcaaataatatgatatgctGATAATGGTTAAAAAGCATCATGTGCNAATAATGGTTAAAAAGCATCGTGTGCCTTGCAAATCTGTACTCGTTCCGAACACtttaatgtaataaaataatatgatatgctGATAATGGTTAAAAAGCATCATGTGCCTTATTCCGAACACTTCAAATcgtaattaaataatatgatatgctGATAATGGTTAAAAAGCATCATGTGCCTTATTCCGAACACTTTAAAAAAAGCATCGTGTGCACAACTGAATTCTTACTTGGAGACCAAAGTTCTCGTCTGTCGCCAAGAGTGTGATTAAACCATAGTCTGTATGAGCGCCAGCTCCAAATATTCCTTTCGCAGGTTCAGAAATTTGGCCTGATGCACAAAGAGGACTATTCTATTATTTCTATAGCCAACGGACACCACAGGgccaaaaatgaagaaacaaaaagcgTTTATATCCCACCTTCATAGTGTAATAGACGCAACACTGCAATCGGCTCGCCGAGCATTTCTGACTTGTCAAAAAAGTCATTCTCAAGACCAAGTGCAAGAGCAATGAGTCTTGCAATTGCTCTTGCAACCTCTCtgatttcacattttaaaaaacatatatacacataaaGGCAAATATTAACAAACTAAGAACTGGATTGTTAAAATGCAAGTTACATAATAATTGATAACAAGAAGCCAATTAGATAAACAGGATATGGAActagaatataaaaataggaGAAGGATTGACAGAACTCTTTTCACCAGTGACGAGACAATTTGCAGACTCGTCGAAAAAACAATCCTATCACCGTTCACCCAAACAAGCAAACAAACTTTGTATGGCCGgcataaaaactaaataatgatTTGTAAGATGAAGATCTATCAAAACAAATTTGTAGAATCACTGGAACCAGAACATACAGTGCTTCTCTATGAAACTTCTCCATGATCTTCCTCCAGCCAGGTAACAAATCTAAAAGATGTTGCGCAAAATGTCATGCTAGGTTGCTAATGCAACAACAAGTAATTTAATGATTTACCTTCTGCAGGCCAAATATTTGGACCATAAAATGGCATTTCTCCACCTGAATCATCTCCAGGAATTTTTTCCTCAATTCCTATGTAATACCCCTCTTTGTAATCTCCTACTAAATCGACAGCAGTATCAATATACAATGGAGAATATTGAACTCCCGTCATTCAAAGAAGATACATGGAATTGCACGAAGTATACCTCGTATTTGATTATCAGGATCAAGCAGTTCGTCGAGAATAGGTGTGTAGCCTCTATGCTTCTCGTTTCTCAGAAGCTTCATTTTATCACTCAGTGGCAGACTAAAAAGCCTTTTGCTCTGAGCAAAAACCTCGTCCATGAATTCCTCCGGTATTCCATGATTCACAGCGTAAAAGAATCCGGTATCCAAACAGGCCTGCATGAATCAAAAACTTCTTCAATCACCAACCAGAGTTCCAATTCGATTTCTATACACAAACACAAAACGAAAATCGAAAATCAACTAATATTATCATCAAATTGTAGACAACCTGTTTAAGTAACGAAACCGAAAGATGAATATCTGAACTCGAAAGGTCGATACAATTGAGAGCTGAGAATATCGGATTCGGATCGTTTACGGTCCGATTTTCCATGGTCACCGATAGATTTGACAACAAGTAAACAGATAGCTCTTATTGCACAACAAAATCGAACAAAACACCATCAAAATCGGCTAAAAGAACGATTCGTATTAAACAGagcaaaaagttaaaaaagaataaacaaaTCAATCACTGTAATCGGTAATTGCGGGACATGCTTATGATTACACAATTGGAATGAAACATACGGAATCTCTAGGCACTTATAAGCAATTTCAGTGCATCATGAAGCATTTGGCAGTGAAGATGAACAGTCAGTGCCAAATTTCATGTTCGAGTAACCAACTGTACTAACTTCAagaatatttacttttataaaaaaaaaaaaaaaaaaaaaaaaaaaaaaaaaaaaaaaaaaacaNCAGCCGTGAAATTATGacataatttcaataaatttgatttgttgtaaataataataataaataaaagatagcTCGATACTGGATACTAGTTCAATAGAGTTCATACGAATAATTTTATGACCcaatttctatatattttaaaaataaaatatctcgatattttaaaaataaatgattatattttttttggagtaAATCATAATAGTATTTTACGGAGTCTCTTATACTATCTAAACTAGCTGAATGACTGACTAGCTGACTAGctgattaatttaattattaaattaactggtaaataatttatgaaaatcttatttatttatgagtttaaatatacctttcaaaatattaatccaataaaaattcacaaaattcTTCCctatttattacaaatatagaaacttctttttgaaaatgaaggagacttttatgaattaaattgaataaatttttttttccagttaCGTTTACATCGTTTACATCATCGAAAGCtacaactttaaaaatatatcgGAAAAAATGTTCCTTgcttattattgttattattatactggcaatacatattttttagaattaaataagaattaaCCAACTTATTCGCATGAATTATAACATAAATACtatttgtattatattttatataaaataatttgttctctcttattaaaaaaaaatcaatttggtttgaaaaatatcattagtggtaattatatttatattgttttaatcgtgtctaaattttattaatgacaACCTATGCATCATGCGCCACCTAAttgcattattattatagGACCAATTGTCAATTGcacttttaactttatttattttataaatcatacttttaagttaattatttttttaaaacacatttgataaattttaataactatTATATACcatatttaatcaaaataacaataaaatttatcagagaaaatagatttttaaaatctatatatttatttgttataaattaaattttataggtaATACCAAACctgcataaaaaaatttaactttttttaaaaaaaaatcattataatatgatatataatcATTTAGGTTTCTAGAAACTCACAATATAATTTGGggaaaaaaatggataaataaGAATTTCCTTTACCCTTTCCTTAACTTAATGGTGCCGCCACACTCAATACTATACAAGTCATGATTGACCTTCTTGGCCACTTGATTGTGACACGTTGCTCCACAAACTGACGAACAACTGGCTTtacaaaacaaattataaaataaaatataaaataattaaaatcctGAAAATaaatcgaaaacaaaacataccaaatagaaattatctaaattatatactcgaattttataatttaagatattttcccaaacttataaaatcataataattaaCTATCCTAATAATTTGTCAACGatattcatcatttttttaaataattaattgaaccGTTAGTCTTCtaacttttaattttcgtCATTggtaacattttaaaataatttatttttgtcggATCGATTTTAGTTGAGTTCAACTATCGATAGAGGATTGTGACACGTATGCAAAAGATATATAATATGgggtgttatttttttaatttaaaaattaaatttaagatggatttttatattaaaacaataacatttataattttgtataatagatataaaattaaaaatggtagATGGTTCACTTTAtcggatattttttttaaattaaaaaattaacagatTAAATGTGTCATTTAAATTAAGTCACAtgaattgataaaattaaaatctttttatggctttttaaaacatatgtTGATaccaaaaattgaaagttaggAGAAATGTATGAAACATTGTAAAAGAAATTTCgacagagacagagaaagGAACATGTCTGTTCAATTTTCAGCTAATTTCGCGAAGAGCTGCAATCACAATAATTAAGAACCAGACATTACTTGATCGAACGATCCTCGCGATCTACGAAAAAAAGCTCTACCGTCGGATCAAAGTTGAAGAAGGCGATTCCGGCGGTTGACCGGCGATGAGGCACCGACAGAGAGGGCAACAGTTGGCGACGGCGAGCCAAGAGGAAATACAAGATTCGTGGTACACGTGTCCGCAGGGGATTTGTTTTCCGTCCTCATCTGGCCGGAAATCCTCCAAACAAACGGCACAAACATCGGCCACCACCGTCGGCAAATCCGCCACAAGGGAATCCGAAGCGCTGATCTGACAGCAACCGAAGTCGTCGGCGCCGGACAGAACCATGTCGAGGTCAAACAGAAATTCAATTGGATAGGCCACTGCTAAGTTTCGCGTAGTCTCAGCCGACACAGAAACGGCAGCCATTGCAGCGAttgagagaatttgagagagagagaaaaggagagagtGGTTTAGAAACTAAGGGAATGGAGTAGATAGCAGGTTCTATTCGTAAGAGATGCCAATTAAAGGCAATTATTATAAACTATTTTGTCAAATATATTAtcctatatataataattaatttttattaaatgaataaaaatacatttaaattttttttttctccttcttaAACATCCCTAAACTtcgaaaataataataataataataataataatattcttgaattttttaatatccaGATAATTCACGAGGTTTTGTTACtaatttttttgacccaaaattaaaagataatgtaccaaatcattaattaagattttaatcACAAATTTAGACccacaactaaaaaaaacctAATAGATAGTTGATTGACGGAACCAAGGGACAgatacatttaattttcttttaacttaaCCACATTTCtctcgttttttttcttttacatttttattttatcccattaaatttaaattttgatttagtaataaaattaaaggcATTATAGGctttttaaacattattttctACTTTATTTGCTTTGTTATTTGCTtagagtttttccttttttgaaatctaaaataatttttaaaatctgaaaacaattataaaaaaaatattactaaatttttaaaaaatttaataatatttataagtaGTTTATAAggtaaattattaatattttgtttcaaaataaaatttataaaaaatttaataatatctttatttttttaattaaaaaaaatatcattattgttagtactaagtattttaaaattttaaaagtagttAATCGCCCTTTACCTTTCTAAAAAATTGTTcgataatattcttaaactttaaaaagttcacTACTActcttcattaaaaaaaatNCGTTGTTACTTATACCAACAAAATGCATATTTATTTTCGGTGACTCAATTNCTAcaaaatactcataaaatttttaaaacaagattAATATCCTTtgcatttataaaaaaaattaaaaaagaaaattaccgtgatgaaaatatattttatagattatttctaatttttaatattatttttaaaattttatgaatatttttaaaatggagcTGGGTGTAATGTTAGCTAACGAAAATGATTAGACATTTGTGAGgtgtcatttttaaaatcatatgacaaactttattaatttatatttttttacttcgTGTGCTatgtttttccttattatataatttctctctcttcctttcccATGCTTCTTATTTGGTTGAACCTACCACTGCATCCACCGCCACTCcaaagtaattaaattacaaaattaattattaaaatttattttctttttataacttttaaatttataaatagagtaattaaacttttaaaaattttaaaatttataaatttaatcattaataatttacaattttattaaacataaaatttaaatgtatatcttataaaattattaattttaaaaaattttatatttgtcaaaaactcaaaattaaaaattaaaaaatgtgtagatattatttaaaatttcaattagtaaacttttaatttacatgaaaagttcaagattaaaattaatctCTTGAGTGAAATACGAAGGTAAAAAagctatatttttaaagataatatctaattttgcactttactttttttatatatacaaaagAAACTATAGTGATAATtactatttataaattaaaattatataacaatcaatttaaaataaacctaatattttgacaaattaactgtttaataaataactattatattcaaattcaacatttttaataattatttaaaaattttatcaagcacttttttttttttaattcaacgaAAAGTAGCTGTcagatattttaataaaattcgtCCTATTTTACTTtgtcttatttaattttatttccagaatttctccaaaagaaaatggtggagTGAGAAGAGAGGAGTTTATTATTATACCAATTTTGGAGGCAAGCGGACTGCAGggtcttatttattattattttttaatatttttaaaaaattaaatactataAACATGCGTGAGAATTCAAGCGCTTCACGTCTACAAAAATGATTGATTAAATATTCCTgctttataaattaatttatccattttcatttaaaaagaaataatagaatctttatttttaaatttctaaaagaaaattagatgatagaataaaaaaaaattaatttatgatagtcgagaaaatgaaatgtatataaataaaccGAGACCAAACCAATCTCGAGAGTAAAACCtttaataaaagatttaaagaaTTGAACTTATACCAACAAAATGCATATTTATTTTCGGTGactcaattataaaaatttcaaagaaccATAT
The nucleotide sequence above comes from Cucurbita pepo subsp. pepo cultivar mu-cu-16 chromosome LG11, ASM280686v2, whole genome shotgun sequence. Encoded proteins:
- the LOC111804844 gene encoding E3 ubiquitin-protein ligase RING1-like — protein: MAAVSVSAETTRNLAVAYPIEFLFDLDMVLSGADDFGCCQISASDSLVADLPTVVADVCAVCLEDFRPDEDGKQIPCGHVYHESCISSWLAVANCCPLCRCLIAGQPPESPSSTLIRR
- the LOC111805252 gene encoding 2-oxoglutarate-dependent dioxygenase mpl2 isoform X1, translating into MENRTVNDPNPIFSALNCIDLSSSDIHLSVSLLKQACLDTGFFYAVNHGIPEEFMDEVFAQSKRLFSLPLSDKMKLLRNEKHRGYTPILDELLDPDNQIRVGDYKEGYYIGIEEKIPGDDSGGEMPFYGPNIWPAEDLLPGWRKIMEKFHREALEVARAIARLIALALGLENDFFDKSEMLGEPIAVLRLLHYEGQISEPAKGIFGAGAHTDYGLITLLATDENFGLQICKDKEAKPQIWEYVAPLKGAFVVNLGDMLERWSNCVFRSTLHRVLGNGQDRYSIAYFVEPSHDCLVECLPTCKSDENPPKFPPILCKTYLSQRYKETHVDLDTYKSSNDENLGTQQAPML
- the LOC111805252 gene encoding 2-oxoglutarate-Fe(II) type oxidoreductase isoform X3, encoding MDEVFAQSKRLFSLPLSDKMKLLRNEKHRGYTPILDELLDPDNQIRVGDYKEGYYIGIEEKIPGDDSGGEMPFYGPNIWPAEDLLPGWRKIMEKFHREALEVARAIARLIALALGLENDFFDKSEMLGEPIAVLRLLHYEGQISEPAKGIFGAGAHTDYGLITLLATDENFGLQICKDKEAKPQIWEYVAPLKGAFVVNLGDMLERWSNCVFRSTLHRVLGNGQDRYSIAYFVEPSHDCLVECLPTCKSDENPPKFPPILCKTYLSQRYKETHVDLDTYKSSNDENLGTQQAPML
- the LOC111805252 gene encoding 2-oxoglutarate-dependent dioxygenase mpl2 isoform X2, whose product is MENRTVNDPNPIFSALNCIDLSSSDIHLSVSLLKQACLDTGFFYAVNHGIPEEFMDEVFAQSKRLFSLPLSDKMKLLRNEKHRGYTPILDELLDPDNQIRGDYKEGYYIGIEEKIPGDDSGGEMPFYGPNIWPAEDLLPGWRKIMEKFHREALEVARAIARLIALALGLENDFFDKSEMLGEPIAVLRLLHYEGQISEPAKGIFGAGAHTDYGLITLLATDENFGLQICKDKEAKPQIWEYVAPLKGAFVVNLGDMLERWSNCVFRSTLHRVLGNGQDRYSIAYFVEPSHDCLVECLPTCKSDENPPKFPPILCKTYLSQRYKETHVDLDTYKSSNDENLGTQQAPML